One Actinomadura viridis genomic region harbors:
- a CDS encoding PadR family transcriptional regulator: MYGSEARGLLHPFLLLLICERPGHGYELIDRLACLGVPDVEPGHAYRVLRNLERERLVVSTWVPSETGPARRRYELTREGLADLGSWMARLARLGEVLDACVTRWGKAAARAAARGSDASAPAPRPPEGRVPGGRRSSSAVT; encoded by the coding sequence GTGTACGGCAGCGAGGCGCGCGGCCTGCTCCACCCGTTCCTGCTTCTCCTCATCTGCGAACGGCCCGGGCACGGGTACGAGCTGATCGACCGGCTGGCCTGCCTGGGCGTCCCGGACGTGGAACCGGGCCACGCCTACCGGGTGCTGCGCAACCTCGAACGCGAACGGCTCGTGGTGTCCACCTGGGTTCCGTCCGAGACCGGACCGGCCCGGCGGCGCTACGAGCTGACCCGCGAGGGCCTGGCCGACCTGGGCTCGTGGATGGCCCGGCTGGCGCGGCTGGGCGAGGTGCTCGACGCGTGCGTGACCCGCTGGGGCAAGGCGGCGGCCCGCGCCGCCGCCCGCGGCTCCGACGCCTCCGCGCCCGCCCCCCGGCCACCGGAAGGCCGGGTGCCCGGCGGGCGGCGCAGCTCCTCCGCCGTCACCTGA
- a CDS encoding nuclear transport factor 2 family protein: MEIWELVARERIRDTLAAYTHAGDRGRAEELAATFTEGGVLEIRGGEVCSGREAIVALLAAAAGRGSAPGPDGRPGVIRHMVTNLRFEEVTPRLARTSAYFLVMNARGPDHWGRYRDVLVPCGDRWLFSRRLVSVDGHGAGSTMTG; the protein is encoded by the coding sequence TTGGAGATCTGGGAACTGGTCGCGCGTGAGCGGATCCGCGACACGCTGGCCGCCTACACCCACGCCGGTGACCGCGGGAGGGCCGAGGAGCTGGCCGCGACGTTCACCGAGGGCGGCGTGCTGGAGATCAGGGGCGGTGAGGTCTGCTCGGGCCGGGAGGCGATCGTGGCGTTGCTGGCGGCGGCGGCCGGGCGCGGGTCGGCGCCGGGGCCGGACGGGCGTCCCGGCGTGATCCGGCACATGGTGACGAACCTGCGGTTCGAGGAGGTCACGCCGCGGCTGGCCCGGACCTCGGCCTATTTCCTGGTGATGAACGCCCGCGGCCCCGACCACTGGGGCCGTTACCGGGACGTCCTGGTGCCCTGCGGGGACCGGTGGCTGTTCTCGCGGCGGCTGGTGAGCGTGGACGGGCACGGCGCGGGCTCGACCATGACGGGCTGA